In Rutidosis leptorrhynchoides isolate AG116_Rl617_1_P2 chromosome 2, CSIRO_AGI_Rlap_v1, whole genome shotgun sequence, one genomic interval encodes:
- the LOC139888004 gene encoding C2 domain-containing protein At1g53590-like, with protein MGGSMIYHVGIVLLLIWLLSSFNYCHPLVYFVSFIYLYMVHDLYAMRLRRKVHFEERKQANQKRVLSDSESVRWLNHMIERIWPICMEEIVSQKILLPILPWFLQKYKPWTVREAVIQTLYLGRCPPIFTEMRVCRQSTGDDHLVLELGMNFRSADDMNAILEVKLTKRLGFGMWTKMHLTGIHVEGKVLVGVKFLPKWPFIGRLRVCFLEPPYFQVTVKPIFAHGLDVTEIPGIAGWLDKLLTLAFEETLIEPNMLVVDFEKLVSPEPESWFSIDAKEPVAYASVEIVEASGIKPSDIHGLADPYLKGQLGAYRFRTKTLKKTLSPKWQEEFKIPIATWESPNLLMIQVRDKDHFVDELLGDCSIKINDLRGGKRHDLRLPLQNIKTGRLHIAIQVNEVDTKVTEAPCDGDASSNESKEDPFPPDPVQKEPQPGPLVDDFEPINVEGQRQTGIWVHHPGTEVPQIWEPRKGKNRVEKASESVGSSTKSRSFRDDGSFSDDSFEGSKLSARNRVKRGLSKIGLVLNKTFNSDNDKSKSFKKMDSDSNWDSQTPSPRQNLREVNTNGVTVNLVMDENIGSPGQDSRNADESGPESPNKKKVKDVAKSILKHAGNSARSMKHALSRKGYKMRRDADFAVESDSSYEDSISSPVFGVEGEASPYIIDDDTVDEIKETVDSGQVNDVGEFANASQRDDDDKPLESTQLVP; from the exons ATGGGTGGTTCAATGATTTATCATGTGGGCATTGTGCTGTTGTTGATTTGGCTACTGTCTTCATTCAATTACTGTCACCCACTGGTTTACTTTGTATCATTCATCTATCTATATATG GTTCATGATCTTTATGCAATGAGATTGAGAAGAAAGGTACACTTTGAAGAGAGAAAGCAAGCCAATCAAAAGAGG GTACTTTCGGATTCTGAATCGGTACGATGGTTGAACCATATGATTGAAAGGATTTGGCCTATATGTATGGAAGAGATTGTATCACAAAAAATTCTACTCCCAATTCTACCTTGGTTCTTGCAGAAGTACAAACCATGGACTGTT AGAGAAGCTGTAATTCAGACTCTCTATTTGGGAAGATGTCCACCAATATTTACAGAAATGAGGGTTTGTCGTCAATCTACGGGCGATGATCATTTG GTTCTTGAATTGGGAATGAACTTTCGGTCGGCTGATGATATGAATGCGATACTTGAAGTTAAATTGACGAAAAGATTGGGATTTGGAATGTGGACAAAGATGCATTTGACAGGAATTCATGTTGAAGGAAAG GTGTTAGTTGGGGTGAAGTTCCTTCCGAAATGGCCTTTTATCGGACGATTGCGGGTCTGCTTTCTTGAACCACCATACTTTCAAGTGACCGTGAAACCTATATTTGCTCACGGGTTGGATGTTACCGAGATACCCGGGATTGCAGGATGGCTG GATAAGCTTCTCACGCTTGCATTCGAGGAGACACTTATCGAG cctAATATGTTGGTGGTGGATTTTGAGAAACTTGTGTCACCTGAGCCAG AATCTTGGTTTTCTATTGATGCAAAAGAACCTGTTGCTTACGCCTCAGTGGAGATTGTTGAAGCATCTGGCATTAAACCATCAGACATACATG GGCTGGCTGATCCTTATCTAAAGGGCCAACTTGGTGCGTATAGGTTTAGAACCAAAACGTTAAAGAAAACGTTATCTCCGAAATGGCAAGAGGAATTTAAGATCCCTATCGCTACATGGGAATCACCTAATCTTCTAATGATACAAGTTCGTGACAAAGATCATTTTGTTGACGAACTCCTTGG TGATTGCTCTATAAAGATCAATGATCTTAGAGGTGGAAAAAGACATGACTTACGGTTACCCCTCCAAAACATCAAAACGGGAAGATTACATATCGCGATACAAGTTAATGAAGTTGACACAAAG GTAACTGAAGCACCATGTGATGGTGATGCATCAAGCAATGAGTCAAAGGAAGATCCTTTCCCACCCGACCCAGTCCAGAAAGAACCCCAGCCGGGCCCATTGGTGGATGACTTTGAACCCATTAACGTTGAAGGCCAACGACAAACCGGCATATGGGTCCACCACCCAGGTACTGAAGTCCCTCAAATTTGGGAACCAAGAAAAGGTAAAAACAGAGTCGAAAAAGCTAGCGAGTCGGTAGGCAGTAGCACAAAGTCTAGATCGTTTAGAGATGATGGTAGTTTCTCTGATGATAGTTTTGAAGGTAGCAAATTAAGTGCAAGAAACCGAGTTAAGAGAGGCTTAAGTAAAATCGGTTTAGTCCTCAATAAAACCTTTAATTCagataacgataaatcaaaaagtTTCAAGAAAATGGATAGTGATAGCAACTGGGACTCGCAAACGCCGTCCCCACGCCAAAACCTTCGAGAAGTCAATACAAATGGGGTCACGGTCAACTTGGTCATGGACGAAAATATCGGCTCGCCTGGTCAAGACTCGAGAAATGCGGACGAAAGTGGACCCGAAAGTCCGAATAAGAAAAAAGTGAAAGATGTGGCAAAAAGTATTCTAAAACATGCTGGAAACTCTGCTAGAAGTATGAAACACGCGCTTTCGCGTAAAGGGTATAAAATGCGGAGAGACGCAGATTTTGCGGTGGAATCGGATTCTTCCTATGAGGATTCGATTTCTTCCCCTGTTTTTGGAGTTGAAGGAGAAGCGAGTCCTTATATTATTGATGATGACACAGTTGATGAAATCAAAGAGACCGTTGACTCAGGTCAAGTTAACGATGTTGGTGAATTTGCAAATGCTTCACAACGAGATGATGATGATAAGCCTCTTGAGAGTACACAACTTGTACCTTGA